A genomic stretch from Aminobacter aminovorans includes:
- a CDS encoding ABC transporter ATP-binding protein, with the protein MTETSKVVLDIADLHAWYGESKALHGMNFDIREGELVTLLGRNGAGKTTALRCIMGLVRKKTGVITYRGENVATRAPEFIARRGIAYCPEERGIFSSLSVAENLELPPVIAKGGMTVDEILELFPNLKARWQSPGTKLSGGEQQMLAIGRILRTGAKLLIFDEPTEGLAPVIVKQIAVVLEKLKARGFTILLVEQNFRFASKLADRHFVVDHGKVVERFSRDELAGNEAKIQAYLGV; encoded by the coding sequence ATGACTGAGACTTCCAAGGTGGTGCTCGACATAGCCGACCTGCATGCCTGGTACGGCGAGAGCAAGGCGCTCCACGGCATGAATTTTGACATCCGCGAAGGCGAACTCGTCACGCTGCTGGGCCGCAACGGCGCCGGCAAGACGACAGCGCTGCGCTGTATCATGGGCCTGGTGCGCAAGAAGACCGGCGTTATCACCTATCGCGGTGAGAACGTTGCAACGCGGGCGCCTGAATTCATCGCCCGGCGCGGCATCGCCTATTGCCCGGAGGAACGCGGCATCTTCTCGAGCCTGTCGGTTGCCGAGAACCTGGAGCTGCCACCGGTCATTGCCAAGGGCGGCATGACGGTGGATGAGATTCTCGAGCTGTTTCCCAATCTCAAGGCGCGCTGGCAGAGCCCCGGCACCAAGCTGTCGGGTGGCGAGCAGCAGATGCTGGCCATCGGTCGCATCCTGCGCACGGGCGCCAAGCTTTTGATCTTCGACGAGCCGACCGAGGGCCTCGCGCCAGTCATCGTCAAGCAGATCGCCGTCGTGCTCGAGAAGCTGAAGGCGAGGGGTTTCACCATCCTTCTGGTCGAGCAGAACTTCCGCTTCGCTTCCAAGCTCGCCGACCGGCATTTCGTCGTCGACCACGGCAAGGTGGTCGAGCGCTTCAGCCGCGACGAACTCGCCGGCAACGAAGCCAAAATCCAAGCTTATCTCGGGGTGTGA
- a CDS encoding CoA transferase subunit A, with product MNKEMDLKAVVAQLRDGMTIGFGGWGPRRKPMALVREILRSDLKNLTLVAYGGPEIGMLCAAGKVKKLIYGFVSLDAMPIEPYFRKAREAGAVEVSELDEGLLLLGLQAAGHNLPFAATRVGLGSDVMKYNPHFKTIKSPYDDGEVLLAMPAIKLDVALIHASRADRLGNTQTDGPDPFFDSLFARAADKVFVTTEVLVDRIDAEYSDRAKQQLFERCLVTGVVPAPMGAHPTAAHDAYGWDMGHLKDYAASAGEEGGWQRYFDQYVKGDEASYAKSVGGETKIRALPLPIF from the coding sequence ATGAACAAGGAAATGGACCTGAAAGCGGTCGTCGCCCAGCTACGCGATGGCATGACGATCGGCTTTGGCGGTTGGGGGCCCAGGCGTAAGCCGATGGCGCTGGTGCGCGAGATTCTGCGCTCGGACCTCAAGAATCTGACGCTGGTCGCCTATGGCGGTCCGGAAATCGGCATGCTGTGTGCTGCGGGCAAGGTCAAGAAACTGATCTACGGCTTCGTCTCGCTCGATGCGATGCCGATCGAGCCCTACTTCCGCAAGGCGCGCGAAGCAGGTGCGGTCGAAGTCTCCGAGCTCGACGAGGGCCTGCTGCTGCTCGGGCTGCAGGCTGCCGGCCACAATCTGCCCTTTGCGGCGACCCGCGTCGGCCTCGGTTCCGACGTCATGAAATACAACCCGCACTTCAAGACGATCAAGTCGCCTTATGACGATGGCGAAGTGCTGCTGGCGATGCCCGCGATCAAGCTCGACGTGGCGCTTATCCATGCCAGCCGCGCCGACCGACTGGGCAACACCCAGACCGATGGCCCGGACCCGTTCTTCGATAGCCTGTTCGCCCGCGCAGCCGACAAGGTGTTCGTTACCACCGAAGTGCTGGTCGACCGCATCGACGCCGAATATTCGGACAGGGCCAAGCAGCAGCTGTTCGAACGCTGCCTTGTCACCGGCGTGGTCCCGGCACCGATGGGCGCGCATCCGACGGCTGCGCATGACGCCTATGGCTGGGATATGGGTCACCTCAAGGACTACGCCGCATCGGCGGGCGAAGAGGGCGGCTGGCAGCGCTATTTCGACCAATATGTGAAGGGCGACGAGGCCAGCTACGCCAAGAGCGTTGGCGGCGAAACCAAGATCCGCGCCCTGCCGCTCCCCATTTTCTGA
- a CDS encoding SDR family NAD(P)-dependent oxidoreductase, with amino-acid sequence MSVPAIRFDGKRVLVTGGASGIGETVARLLSDLGARVVIADLNREQLDPAAQRTAAADVTQGDVASEDDAERMVREAIAALGGLDLVFNSAGIGDDLVPVHEQSVERWQRVIDVNLKGTYLMCRAASRPMLAQKRGAIVNVSSIVGLGGFPRRSAYAAAKAGINHLTHTLACEWGPSGIRVNAIAPAYTLTPMVQALLERKAFDPTILERRTPLGRLALPEEMARAAVFLLSDWASYITGTVLPVDGGWSAFGGAGDVVSA; translated from the coding sequence ATGAGTGTACCGGCGATCAGGTTCGACGGCAAGCGGGTGCTGGTGACCGGCGGCGCCAGCGGCATTGGCGAAACGGTGGCAAGGCTGCTCTCGGATCTAGGCGCACGCGTGGTCATTGCCGACCTGAACCGCGAACAACTCGATCCGGCGGCACAACGCACCGCAGCAGCCGATGTCACCCAGGGCGACGTCGCAAGCGAGGACGATGCCGAGCGCATGGTCAGGGAAGCGATCGCTGCTCTCGGCGGCCTCGATCTCGTTTTCAACTCGGCCGGCATCGGCGACGACCTCGTGCCGGTGCACGAACAGTCGGTGGAACGCTGGCAGCGCGTCATCGACGTCAACCTCAAGGGCACTTACCTGATGTGCCGCGCCGCATCACGACCGATGCTGGCGCAGAAGCGCGGCGCCATCGTCAATGTGTCGTCCATCGTCGGGCTCGGCGGCTTCCCGCGCCGCTCGGCCTATGCTGCGGCCAAGGCCGGCATCAACCATCTGACGCACACGCTGGCCTGCGAATGGGGTCCCTCGGGCATCCGGGTCAACGCGATCGCACCGGCCTATACGCTGACGCCGATGGTTCAGGCGTTGCTCGAGCGCAAGGCATTCGACCCGACGATCCTGGAACGGCGTACGCCGCTCGGCCGACTGGCCCTGCCGGAAGAAATGGCGCGAGCCGCCGTGTTCCTGTTGTCGGACTGGGCGTCCTACATCACAGGCACGGTTCTGCCGGTCGATGGCGGCTGGAGCGCTTTTGGTGGCGCGGGTGATGTGGTGTCCGCTTAG
- a CDS encoding SDR family NAD(P)-dependent oxidoreductase: protein MARLAGKVAFISGATGGIGEAAARLFAREGAKVAVAGRSRDKGEAIASSINASGGTALYVETDVTEPDSVEAAFRLVMESWGRLDVLYNNAGGSSSADGPVTVAPFEEFWRCIKLDLFGTWVCCRNAIPLMQQSGGGSIINCSSIVGAMGIPNRDAYSAAKGGVISLTRSMAVEFAKDNIRVNVLVPGAVATDRVLGFFEREPHLKAQFDAYLLGIAEPIDVANAALYLASDESRKMTGHQLPIDGGILIS from the coding sequence ATGGCCCGTCTTGCAGGCAAAGTGGCATTCATTTCAGGCGCGACCGGCGGCATTGGCGAGGCTGCGGCGCGGCTCTTTGCACGTGAAGGTGCCAAGGTGGCGGTGGCCGGCCGCAGCCGCGACAAAGGCGAGGCCATTGCCTCCTCCATCAATGCATCCGGAGGCACAGCACTCTATGTCGAGACAGACGTCACCGAGCCTGACAGCGTCGAGGCTGCGTTCAGGCTCGTGATGGAAAGCTGGGGTCGGCTCGACGTGCTCTACAACAACGCCGGTGGCTCGAGTTCAGCCGACGGCCCGGTGACGGTTGCGCCGTTCGAGGAGTTCTGGCGCTGCATCAAGCTCGACCTGTTCGGCACCTGGGTCTGCTGCCGCAACGCGATTCCCCTGATGCAGCAGTCTGGCGGCGGCTCGATCATCAATTGCTCGTCGATCGTCGGCGCCATGGGCATCCCCAACCGCGACGCCTATTCGGCGGCCAAGGGTGGCGTCATCTCGCTCACCCGCTCGATGGCGGTGGAATTCGCCAAAGACAACATCCGCGTCAACGTGCTGGTGCCGGGCGCGGTCGCCACTGACCGTGTGCTGGGCTTCTTCGAGCGCGAGCCGCATCTCAAGGCGCAGTTCGACGCCTATCTGCTCGGTATCGCCGAACCCATCGATGTCGCCAACGCAGCGCTGTACCTGGCCTCGGACGAATCGCGGAAGATGACCGGTCACCAGTTGCCTATCGACGGCGGCATCCTGATTTCATGA
- a CDS encoding class I adenylate-forming enzyme family protein — protein sequence MEILSQVLARNARLIGERNFIVTDKETITYARFAELTAQLANVLQARGVAKGDRVGLYLPSTPMMAIGFWACQRLGAIPAPLSAMFRHAELRKIVAQTGMKALVADSSTWSYFSEIRAEFADLAHCLVVSGDGSTDDLTSLMATAPATFEDVACHIDDICALFFTSGTTGAPKGAAQSQFNQCSTLRDMMVSHRTRFAEEVYLCAVPLFTNFGLTVTLNLCLYTGGTIVLHERWDTQRVLCEIGEYKATYFGGTPTMYVYMVNEVDPAKHDLSSLRICTTGGSPVPQPVIRRFEELSGARVTQVYGSTETSGQNVMEPTAGIRKPGSAGLPVGSSRISIVDDQGSVVPQGEIGEVIISGDCVAQGYWMDDKASAEAFGNGGWKSGDLGYVDEDGYLFIVDRKKDVIIAGGHNVYPLEIEALLYKHPAVAMCAVVGAPDESKGEIPVAVVVKAEGQDVTAEELIRYCRESLAAYKAPRAVHFIDTMPVEAAKIRKRELVLALRENRLDDFRNK from the coding sequence ATGGAAATCCTGAGCCAGGTGCTGGCGCGGAACGCACGGCTGATCGGCGAGCGAAATTTCATCGTCACCGACAAGGAGACGATCACCTATGCGCGCTTCGCCGAACTGACGGCACAGCTGGCAAATGTGCTCCAGGCGCGCGGCGTGGCCAAGGGTGACCGCGTCGGGCTCTATCTGCCGAGCACGCCGATGATGGCGATCGGCTTCTGGGCCTGTCAGCGCCTCGGCGCGATCCCGGCCCCGCTCAGCGCCATGTTCCGCCACGCCGAGCTGCGCAAGATCGTTGCCCAGACCGGCATGAAGGCGCTCGTCGCTGACAGTTCGACCTGGTCCTATTTTTCCGAGATCAGGGCCGAGTTTGCCGATCTCGCCCATTGCCTTGTCGTCTCGGGCGACGGCAGCACCGACGACCTCACCTCGCTGATGGCCACAGCGCCCGCGACGTTCGAAGACGTTGCCTGCCACATCGACGACATCTGTGCCCTGTTCTTCACCTCCGGCACGACCGGCGCGCCCAAGGGTGCCGCGCAATCGCAGTTCAACCAGTGCTCGACACTGCGCGACATGATGGTGTCGCACCGCACGCGCTTTGCCGAGGAAGTCTATCTCTGCGCCGTGCCGCTGTTCACCAATTTCGGCCTGACCGTGACGCTCAACCTCTGCCTGTACACCGGTGGCACCATCGTCCTGCACGAGCGCTGGGATACCCAGCGTGTGCTTTGCGAAATCGGCGAATACAAGGCGACCTATTTCGGCGGCACGCCGACCATGTATGTCTACATGGTCAACGAGGTCGATCCGGCCAAGCACGATCTGTCGTCGCTGCGCATCTGCACCACGGGCGGCTCGCCGGTGCCCCAGCCGGTCATCCGCCGTTTCGAGGAGTTGTCGGGCGCCCGCGTCACGCAAGTTTACGGCTCGACCGAAACCAGCGGCCAGAACGTCATGGAACCGACTGCGGGTATTCGCAAGCCTGGCTCGGCCGGCCTTCCGGTCGGCAGCTCGCGCATCTCTATCGTCGACGACCAAGGCAGTGTCGTGCCGCAGGGCGAAATCGGCGAGGTCATCATTTCAGGCGATTGCGTCGCCCAGGGCTACTGGATGGACGACAAGGCGTCTGCCGAGGCCTTCGGCAATGGCGGCTGGAAGTCGGGCGACCTCGGTTATGTCGACGAGGACGGCTACCTGTTCATCGTCGACCGCAAGAAGGACGTCATCATCGCCGGCGGCCACAATGTCTATCCGCTGGAGATCGAGGCATTGCTCTACAAACATCCTGCGGTTGCGATGTGCGCGGTGGTCGGCGCGCCAGACGAGAGCAAGGGCGAAATCCCTGTCGCGGTGGTCGTCAAGGCCGAGGGCCAGGATGTGACGGCGGAAGAATTGATCCGCTACTGCCGCGAGAGCCTTGCTGCCTACAAGGCCCCGCGCGCCGTCCACTTCATCGACACCATGCCGGTCGAGGCTGCTAAGATCCGCAAACGCGAGCTGGTGCTGGCGCTGCGCGAAAACCGACTGGACGATTTCAGGAACAAGTAA
- a CDS encoding NADPH:quinone oxidoreductase family protein: protein MKAVICKEFAPRAQLRIEEVPEPVVKPGQVVIRIEACGINFFDGLMVEGKYQTKPELPFTPGSEAAGVIIAVGDGVERLKVGARVLAFAGIGGYGEQVAVDAWKVFPIPAEMSFVEAAGFLITYATSHHALKDRAQIKPGETLLVLGAAGGVGLTAVELGKQMGARVIAAASSDEKLALCREYGADETINYSTEDLRQRLKELTDGQGVDVVYDPVGGTMTETAVRGLALFGRLLVIGFAAGDIPKIALNLLLLKQSALIGVFWGAYARSAPEKNAENIAELMDWFAKGKLRPHISAEYPLDRFAEALDVVMDRAVKGKVVLVTGNSGHSKEGVPA from the coding sequence ATGAAGGCAGTGATCTGCAAGGAGTTCGCCCCGAGGGCGCAGCTCAGGATCGAAGAGGTCCCTGAACCGGTGGTGAAACCGGGCCAGGTGGTGATCCGCATCGAGGCATGCGGCATCAACTTCTTCGACGGTCTGATGGTCGAGGGCAAGTATCAAACCAAGCCCGAGCTACCCTTCACGCCTGGCAGCGAAGCCGCCGGCGTCATCATCGCGGTCGGCGATGGTGTCGAGCGCCTGAAGGTTGGGGCGCGCGTGTTGGCCTTTGCCGGCATCGGTGGCTATGGCGAGCAGGTCGCGGTCGATGCCTGGAAGGTGTTTCCGATCCCCGCCGAGATGAGCTTCGTCGAAGCCGCCGGCTTCCTCATCACCTATGCCACATCGCACCATGCGCTCAAGGATCGTGCGCAGATCAAGCCGGGCGAAACGCTGCTGGTTCTCGGCGCTGCCGGCGGCGTCGGGCTGACAGCGGTCGAGCTCGGCAAGCAGATGGGGGCGCGGGTCATTGCTGCCGCCTCCAGCGACGAGAAGTTGGCGCTATGCCGCGAATACGGGGCCGACGAGACGATCAACTATTCGACCGAGGATCTTCGCCAGCGGCTCAAGGAACTGACGGACGGGCAGGGCGTCGACGTGGTCTATGATCCTGTCGGTGGCACCATGACGGAAACGGCGGTGCGCGGTCTGGCACTTTTCGGTCGTTTGCTGGTGATCGGCTTTGCCGCCGGCGACATCCCCAAGATTGCGCTCAACCTTTTGCTGCTCAAGCAGTCGGCTTTGATCGGCGTGTTCTGGGGCGCCTATGCACGCTCGGCGCCGGAGAAGAATGCCGAGAATATCGCCGAGCTGATGGACTGGTTCGCCAAGGGCAAGCTCAGGCCGCATATCTCGGCCGAATATCCGCTCGATCGCTTCGCCGAAGCGCTCGACGTCGTCATGGACCGCGCCGTCAAAGGCAAGGTCGTGCTGGTGACGGGCAATTCAGGACATAGCAAGGAAGGAGTGCCGGCATGA
- a CDS encoding 3-hydroxyacyl-CoA dehydrogenase NAD-binding domain-containing protein has product MTELLARTVSVAKQGNILVASVDNPPVNALSHSVRSGLIEAVKALESDAEARAMVIVCEGRTFIAGADIHEFKKPMVAPLLGEVIDTLDAATKPIVAAIHGTALGGGLEIGLACSYRIALEGSKVGLPEVKLGILPGSGGTVRLPRLAGVEQALAMISEGGQISARDALEKGIVDEVVSGDLKAAAIAFTGKVIADGARLRRTSDLPVPAFDAAVLETSRAALAKKYKGFKAPLVAVDLIKMVTETPVAEAIALEYKTCKELLVSPQSKALRHIFAAEREALKIDGVDAEVKPRDVSKVAIVGPGTMGRGIAACFLNIGIPVTLIGITDEGLASAVKAIGKIYEGSVKRGSLSTEEMERRMALLTPTTSYDGIGDVDLVIEAVTEDMAVKKDVLAKLDAVLRNDAIIATNTSFLDIEELAGSSVNPARVAGMHFFNPANVMKLLENVRAARTAADVLATTTALGKRLGKVPVMVGRSEGFVANRMLSKRTREAQFLLEDGATPQQVDRVLTAFGFPIGPFALADLAGMDIMAAARAARVARMSPREQQCNIVDRLVAAGRLGQKSGAGYYVYDENRKASNDPAVDELLDAHRKERGFTARAITDDEILERCLFAMVNEAARILDEGAAARPGDIDVIWTNGFGFPTYLGGPMFYADQVGLPKVKAALDKYAGLVGDQYFKPAALIERLVAEGRGFYG; this is encoded by the coding sequence ATGACCGAGCTGCTCGCAAGGACCGTTTCGGTCGCAAAGCAAGGCAACATTCTGGTCGCGTCGGTCGACAACCCTCCCGTCAACGCGCTGTCGCATTCGGTCCGGTCCGGGCTGATCGAGGCAGTGAAGGCACTGGAAAGCGATGCCGAGGCGCGCGCCATGGTCATCGTCTGCGAAGGTCGCACTTTTATCGCCGGCGCCGATATCCACGAGTTCAAGAAACCGATGGTGGCGCCGTTGCTGGGAGAGGTTATCGATACGCTCGACGCTGCAACCAAGCCCATAGTCGCCGCCATCCATGGCACCGCACTCGGCGGCGGCCTTGAAATTGGGCTTGCCTGCAGCTACCGCATCGCCCTCGAAGGCTCGAAAGTCGGCCTGCCGGAAGTCAAGCTCGGCATCCTGCCGGGTTCGGGCGGCACGGTTCGACTGCCGCGCCTTGCCGGTGTCGAGCAGGCGCTGGCGATGATCAGCGAAGGTGGCCAGATTTCGGCGCGCGACGCCCTGGAAAAGGGCATCGTCGACGAAGTCGTTTCGGGTGACCTCAAGGCTGCAGCAATCGCCTTCACGGGGAAGGTGATTGCCGACGGCGCCAGGCTGCGCCGTACCAGCGACCTGCCTGTGCCGGCATTCGACGCTGCCGTCCTGGAGACCAGCCGCGCCGCATTGGCCAAGAAATACAAAGGCTTCAAGGCACCTCTTGTTGCGGTTGATCTGATCAAGATGGTCACCGAAACGCCGGTCGCCGAGGCCATCGCGCTCGAATACAAGACCTGCAAAGAGCTGCTGGTCTCGCCGCAGTCCAAGGCGCTGCGCCACATCTTCGCCGCTGAGCGCGAGGCGCTGAAGATCGACGGCGTCGACGCCGAAGTGAAGCCGCGTGACGTGAGCAAGGTCGCTATCGTCGGGCCGGGTACCATGGGTCGGGGCATCGCCGCCTGCTTCCTCAATATTGGCATTCCGGTGACGTTGATCGGCATCACGGATGAAGGCCTGGCCTCCGCGGTCAAGGCCATCGGCAAGATCTATGAAGGCAGCGTCAAGCGCGGCAGCCTGTCGACCGAAGAGATGGAGCGCCGCATGGCGCTGCTGACGCCGACGACGTCCTATGACGGCATTGGCGACGTCGACCTGGTGATTGAGGCGGTGACCGAAGACATGGCGGTCAAGAAGGACGTGCTCGCCAAGCTCGATGCCGTGCTGCGCAACGACGCCATCATCGCCACCAACACGTCCTTCCTCGACATCGAGGAGCTGGCCGGGTCGTCGGTGAACCCGGCGCGCGTCGCCGGCATGCATTTCTTCAATCCGGCCAATGTCATGAAGCTGCTTGAGAATGTGCGGGCAGCCAGGACCGCCGCCGATGTCCTGGCGACCACTACCGCATTGGGCAAGCGCCTCGGCAAGGTGCCTGTGATGGTCGGGCGCTCCGAAGGTTTCGTCGCCAATCGCATGCTCTCCAAGCGCACGCGTGAGGCTCAGTTTCTGCTCGAGGACGGTGCGACGCCGCAACAGGTCGACCGCGTGCTAACCGCCTTCGGCTTCCCAATTGGCCCGTTCGCGTTGGCCGATCTCGCCGGCATGGACATCATGGCGGCAGCACGGGCCGCGCGGGTCGCCCGCATGTCGCCGCGCGAGCAGCAGTGCAACATCGTCGACAGGCTGGTCGCAGCCGGCCGGCTCGGCCAGAAGTCGGGCGCGGGCTACTACGTCTATGACGAGAACCGCAAGGCATCGAACGACCCCGCCGTTGACGAGTTGCTCGACGCGCACCGCAAGGAACGTGGTTTCACCGCGCGCGCCATCACCGACGACGAAATCCTCGAACGCTGCCTGTTTGCCATGGTGAACGAGGCGGCCAGGATCCTCGACGAGGGTGCGGCGGCACGGCCTGGCGACATCGACGTCATCTGGACCAATGGCTTCGGCTTCCCGACCTATCTGGGCGGCCCGATGTTCTATGCCGACCAGGTCGGCCTGCCGAAGGTCAAGGCGGCGCTCGACAAATATGCGGGCCTCGTGGGCGACCAATACTTCAAGCCGGCTGCGCTGATCGAGCGGCTGGTTGCCGAGGGCAGGGGCTTCTACGGCTGA
- a CDS encoding branched-chain amino acid ABC transporter permease has product MKILVLALFALAYNLIFGYVGLLAFGHAAFYGASAYVTAHAAAAWGLPTELCILLGVMVATTIGALFGWLAIRRQGLYFAMITLALAQIIYFYAVQAPWTHGEDGIQSVPRGMLFGVIDLSNTLNMYYVTLAVFLSGFAFVYRIIHSPFGQTLKSIRENEPRAISLGYSTDRFKLIAFTLSAMLSGVAGGLKAIIFQLASLADVFFMTSADVLLMTLIGGVGTLLGPVVGAAVLVTLQRELATLGAWVVVVQGIIFVLCVLFLRKGIIGTLEEFLANRAERKAQQTADRTEATTKITAVQ; this is encoded by the coding sequence ATGAAGATCCTGGTGCTGGCGCTGTTTGCACTCGCCTACAATCTGATCTTCGGTTACGTCGGCCTCCTCGCCTTCGGGCATGCCGCCTTCTACGGGGCGTCGGCTTATGTGACGGCGCATGCCGCTGCCGCCTGGGGCCTGCCGACCGAGCTCTGCATCCTTCTGGGCGTCATGGTGGCGACGACGATCGGCGCGCTGTTCGGCTGGCTGGCGATCCGCCGACAGGGGCTCTACTTCGCCATGATCACGCTTGCGCTGGCGCAGATCATCTATTTCTACGCAGTGCAGGCGCCATGGACCCATGGCGAGGACGGCATCCAGTCGGTGCCGCGCGGCATGCTGTTTGGCGTCATCGATCTCTCCAACACGCTGAACATGTACTACGTGACGCTCGCAGTGTTCCTCTCCGGCTTCGCCTTCGTCTACCGCATCATCCATTCGCCCTTCGGCCAGACACTGAAGTCGATCCGCGAGAACGAGCCGCGCGCCATTTCGCTCGGCTATTCGACCGACCGCTTCAAGCTGATCGCATTCACGCTTTCGGCGATGCTGTCGGGCGTAGCAGGCGGCCTCAAGGCGATTATCTTCCAGCTGGCGTCGCTGGCCGACGTCTTCTTCATGACCTCCGCCGACGTGCTGTTGATGACGCTGATCGGTGGCGTCGGCACGCTGCTTGGACCGGTGGTCGGTGCGGCGGTGCTGGTGACGCTGCAACGCGAGCTGGCCACCCTCGGTGCCTGGGTCGTGGTGGTGCAAGGCATCATCTTTGTTCTCTGCGTACTGTTCCTGCGCAAGGGCATCATCGGCACTTTGGAGGAATTCCTGGCGAACCGCGCCGAGCGCAAGGCTCAGCAGACGGCCGACCGCACCGAGGCCACGACGAAAATCACGGCGGTGCAATGA
- a CDS encoding SDR family NAD(P)-dependent oxidoreductase, protein MSTASTLVIGMGPGLGQALVKKFAREGHRVAFVGRRAEAIARYEQELRAEGLDVTGFVGDAGKPEEMDHVHAAIRERHGDAEALIYNAAIIEPARFVTPSRLGEIRYGTADGWKPHGEAASVDYVVDAFRTNVAGALHAAQAVAPGMIDRGRGTILLTGGVLAFGPWIEWGVTSLGKAALRSLGHSLEKELTPAGIHVSTVAIHGTMQAGTPYDHDLVAAAYWRLHVQPRAEWQPDFHFKQDAEDGGDPDA, encoded by the coding sequence ATGAGCACGGCGTCGACTCTGGTCATCGGCATGGGGCCCGGACTTGGCCAGGCTTTGGTGAAGAAGTTCGCGCGCGAAGGACATCGTGTTGCCTTTGTCGGCCGCCGCGCAGAAGCGATTGCACGCTACGAGCAGGAGCTGAGGGCCGAGGGCCTCGATGTTACCGGATTTGTCGGCGACGCCGGCAAGCCCGAAGAGATGGACCATGTCCATGCGGCGATCCGCGAGCGGCATGGCGATGCCGAGGCGCTGATCTACAATGCCGCCATCATCGAGCCGGCGCGGTTCGTCACGCCGTCGCGACTGGGCGAGATAAGATACGGCACAGCCGACGGCTGGAAGCCGCATGGCGAGGCGGCCAGCGTCGATTACGTCGTCGACGCCTTCAGGACCAACGTGGCCGGTGCACTGCATGCAGCCCAGGCCGTTGCGCCAGGAATGATCGACCGCGGTCGCGGTACGATCCTGCTCACCGGTGGTGTGCTTGCCTTTGGACCGTGGATCGAATGGGGCGTGACCTCGCTCGGCAAGGCGGCGCTGCGCAGCCTCGGACACTCGCTGGAGAAGGAACTCACGCCTGCGGGTATCCATGTGTCGACTGTCGCCATCCATGGCACGATGCAGGCCGGAACGCCTTACGACCACGATCTGGTCGCTGCAGCCTACTGGAGGCTGCATGTCCAGCCGCGTGCAGAATGGCAGCCGGACTTCCACTTCAAGCAGGACGCCGAAGACGGCGGGGATCCCGACGCATGA
- a CDS encoding ABC transporter ATP-binding protein, translating to MQQGTAGDYIIEASGLSRYFYGFAAVKDVDLKVRRNTIHALIGPNGAGKTTTFNLITKFLQPSEGTIRYNGEDITALKPEEVARKGIVRSFQISAVFPRMSVRENVRMALQRPTGTSYRFWQSERTLGVLNDRIDELLDAVGMLSYRNHVAVNLPYGRKRALEIATTLALDPEMLLLDEPTSGMGHEDVDRIAELIRKVASERTVLMVEHNLSVVSALSDTITVLAQGRVLAEGNYETVSRDPRVVEAYIGGADD from the coding sequence GTGCAGCAAGGCACTGCGGGCGACTACATCATCGAGGCGTCCGGGCTGAGCCGGTATTTCTACGGCTTCGCCGCCGTGAAGGACGTTGACCTCAAGGTCCGGCGCAATACCATCCACGCCCTGATCGGCCCCAACGGCGCCGGCAAGACGACGACCTTCAACCTGATCACCAAGTTCCTGCAGCCGAGCGAAGGTACGATCCGATACAACGGCGAGGACATCACCGCGCTGAAGCCGGAAGAGGTGGCGCGCAAGGGCATTGTTCGATCGTTCCAGATTTCGGCGGTGTTTCCGCGCATGAGCGTGCGTGAAAACGTGCGCATGGCACTGCAGCGGCCGACAGGGACCTCCTATCGCTTCTGGCAAAGCGAACGCACGCTCGGCGTGCTCAACGATCGCATCGATGAGCTGCTCGACGCTGTCGGCATGCTTTCCTATCGCAACCATGTCGCGGTCAATCTGCCTTATGGACGCAAGCGGGCGCTGGAGATTGCCACGACGCTGGCGCTGGATCCCGAGATGCTGCTGCTCGACGAGCCGACCTCGGGCATGGGCCATGAGGACGTAGACCGCATCGCCGAGCTGATCCGTAAGGTAGCAAGCGAGCGCACTGTCCTGATGGTCGAGCACAATCTGTCGGTGGTTTCGGCCCTTTCCGACACCATCACCGTGCTGGCGCAGGGACGGGTGCTGGCCGAGGGCAACTACGAGACCGTGTCGCGCGATCCGCGCGTTGTCGAAGCCTATATCGGTGGCGCAGATGACTGA